From one Flavobacteriales bacterium genomic stretch:
- a CDS encoding carbonic anhydrase, which produces MDSYHKLLLNNKAWAENTVSQDPEFFHRLEKIQRPEFLWIGCSDSRVPANEITGTNPGEIFVHRNIANMVVHTDLNLLSVLQYAVEYLKVKHVIVCGHYGCGGVQAAMTHNSLGLINKWLRNIKDVYRLHKAEVDAQPTEQDRLDRMVELNVQEQVLDLVKTSIIQKSWRDRGGPHLHGWVYSLHNGIVKPICDVPAGSPVDDIYRFDNLA; this is translated from the coding sequence ATGGACAGTTACCATAAGCTCCTTCTGAACAACAAGGCCTGGGCGGAGAACACCGTTTCGCAGGACCCGGAATTCTTCCATCGACTGGAGAAGATCCAGCGCCCCGAATTCCTGTGGATCGGATGCAGCGACAGCCGCGTACCCGCCAACGAGATCACAGGGACCAATCCCGGGGAGATCTTCGTTCACCGCAACATCGCCAACATGGTGGTGCACACCGACCTGAACCTCCTGAGCGTGCTGCAATACGCCGTGGAGTACTTGAAAGTGAAGCACGTGATCGTGTGCGGGCACTACGGATGCGGTGGCGTGCAGGCGGCCATGACGCACAATTCGCTCGGGCTCATCAACAAATGGCTCCGTAACATCAAGGACGTTTACCGCTTGCATAAGGCCGAGGTGGACGCCCAGCCAACGGAACAGGACCGCTTGGACCGCATGGTGGAACTGAACGTGCAAGAACAGGTCCTCGACCTTGTGAAGACCAGCATCATCCAGAAATCATGGCGGGACCGCGGTGGCCCACACCTGCACGGCTGGGTGTACAGCCTGCACAATGGTATCGTTAAACCCATTTGCGACGTCCCCGCCGGATCGCCGGTGGATGACATCTACCGCTTCGACAACCTGGCCTGA
- a CDS encoding SulP family inorganic anion transporter, whose translation MFSRIKQDLPASIVVFLVALPLCLGIAVASGAPPVSGLIAGVIGGIIVGALSGSPLGVSGPAAGLTAIVAMGIADLGSFEALLAAVVVAGAIQIILGIVRAGIIAYYFPSAVIKGMLAGIGLIIMLKQIPHAFGDDKDPMGDESFDQPDKLNTFQEIMVAMETPNWGAFVITVACLLLMLAWERPFIQRNNWLRYVPGPLLAVALGIVMAIGFDGHPVLTIGAGHYVQLPDLLSTSSYALPSFDAIGQGAFWRVAFTLAIVASIETLLCVEATDKLDPQKRITPANRELYAQGAGNIISGLLGGLPLTQVIVRSSANIQSGGQTKLSAILHGTWLMLSVFAIAGLLRMVPLASLAAILLLVGYKLAKPSLFKAMWRSGLPQFIPFIVTVGFMALTNDLLRGVALGLALAFIHILWKNFKVPFHYDPNRYKPGMPIYIELSEDVTFLNKAGIKRTLSEIPDGARVVIDGGRSYDLDPDVREIIDDFQETAEARNLRLQLLNMPPRHGEAPAAPRTMLADKKP comes from the coding sequence ATGTTCTCCAGGATCAAGCAGGATCTTCCTGCATCAATCGTCGTGTTCCTTGTGGCCCTGCCCTTGTGCCTGGGCATCGCCGTGGCTTCCGGCGCACCGCCTGTATCGGGCCTGATCGCAGGCGTGATCGGCGGCATCATCGTGGGTGCGCTCAGCGGATCGCCGCTGGGCGTGAGCGGGCCTGCCGCCGGCCTCACGGCGATCGTGGCAATGGGCATTGCCGACCTTGGATCATTCGAGGCGCTCCTAGCGGCGGTCGTCGTCGCCGGCGCAATCCAGATCATCTTGGGAATCGTCCGTGCGGGCATCATCGCCTACTACTTCCCGAGCGCGGTGATCAAGGGCATGCTCGCGGGCATAGGGCTCATCATCATGCTGAAGCAGATCCCGCACGCGTTCGGTGACGATAAGGACCCCATGGGCGATGAGAGCTTCGACCAGCCGGACAAGCTCAACACCTTCCAGGAGATCATGGTGGCCATGGAAACGCCCAATTGGGGGGCGTTCGTGATCACCGTGGCCTGCCTGCTGCTCATGCTGGCCTGGGAGCGGCCATTCATCCAGAGGAACAATTGGTTGCGCTATGTGCCCGGGCCATTGCTGGCGGTGGCGCTCGGGATCGTGATGGCCATCGGATTCGATGGGCACCCGGTGCTCACCATCGGCGCCGGGCATTATGTTCAGCTGCCCGATCTCCTGAGCACGTCGAGCTATGCGCTGCCCTCCTTCGATGCCATCGGGCAGGGCGCTTTCTGGCGCGTGGCCTTCACCCTCGCGATCGTGGCGAGCATCGAGACCCTTCTCTGCGTGGAGGCCACCGACAAGCTGGACCCGCAGAAGCGCATCACGCCAGCCAACCGCGAGTTGTATGCGCAAGGCGCCGGCAACATCATCAGCGGACTGCTCGGCGGCCTGCCCCTCACGCAGGTGATCGTGCGCAGCTCCGCCAATATCCAGAGCGGCGGGCAGACCAAGCTCAGCGCCATCCTGCACGGCACATGGCTCATGCTGTCCGTGTTCGCCATCGCCGGTCTGCTGCGCATGGTCCCGCTCGCGAGCCTCGCTGCCATCCTGCTCCTGGTGGGTTACAAGCTCGCGAAGCCATCGCTATTCAAGGCCATGTGGCGCAGTGGGCTCCCGCAGTTCATCCCGTTCATCGTCACCGTAGGCTTCATGGCCCTCACGAACGACCTCTTGCGCGGCGTGGCCTTAGGCCTGGCCTTGGCCTTCATCCATATCCTGTGGAAGAACTTCAAGGTGCCATTCCACTACGACCCGAACCGCTACAAGCCCGGCATGCCCATCTACATCGAACTCAGCGAGGATGTCACCTTCCTGAACAAGGCCGGCATCAAGCGCACGCTGAGCGAGATCCCCGACGGCGCGCGCGTGGTGATCGATGGTGGCCGATCATACGACCTCGACCCTGACGTCCGCGAGATCATCGACGATTTCCAAGAAACCGCGGAAGCGCGGAACCTGCGCTTGCAATTGCTCAACATGCCACCAAGGCACGGCGAGGCGCCCGCAGCGCCACGGACCATGCTTGCCGATAAGAAACCCTGA
- the apaG gene encoding Co2+/Mg2+ efflux protein ApaG, with amino-acid sequence MGTAVTHGIRVSARARYEPAHSDPKQARHLFSYRITISNRGSDTVQLLRRHWIIRDALAGRREVEGPGVVGETPVLSPGEEFSYSSACDLRGAFGRMDGTYLMRRTADGSEFRVDIPPIQLSSDLATN; translated from the coding sequence ATGGGCACTGCGGTCACGCACGGCATCCGGGTATCGGCGCGCGCGCGCTACGAGCCGGCGCACAGCGACCCGAAGCAGGCCCGCCACCTCTTCAGTTACCGGATCACCATCAGCAACCGCGGAAGCGATACGGTTCAACTGCTGCGGCGGCATTGGATCATCCGCGACGCGCTCGCCGGACGGCGCGAGGTGGAGGGCCCAGGTGTGGTGGGCGAGACGCCCGTTCTTTCACCGGGCGAGGAGTTCAGCTACAGCAGTGCCTGCGATTTGCGGGGGGCCTTCGGCCGGATGGACGGCACCTACCTGATGCGGCGAACTGCCGATGGCAGCGAATTCCGGGTGGACATACCCCCCATCCAGCTATCGAGCGACCTGGCCACCAATTGA